In one Polaribacter sp. ALD11 genomic region, the following are encoded:
- a CDS encoding Glu/Leu/Phe/Val dehydrogenase dimerization domain-containing protein, with protein MKELLKKYENKQPEIVFHWKDQETEAEGWTVINSLRGGAAGGGTRMRKGLDKNEVLSLAKTMEVKFTISGPAIGGAKSGINFDPNDPRKREVLERWYKAVTPLLKHYYGTGGDLNVDADKDVIPITEDCGVWHPQEGIFNGHFKPTEADKINRIGQLRLGVIKVIENKNFSPDLSRKYTVADMLTGYGVAEAVKHYYNIYGGHIEGKRAIVQGFGNVGSAAAYYLTQLGAKVVGIIDRDGGVIKEEGFSMEEMTALFLAKDGNKLVSENMIPFEEINDKIWSLPAEVFIPAAASRLVSKDQVQQMIDSGLEVISPGANVPFADKEIFFGPIMEYTDNHLSLLPDFISNCGIARVFAYLMEARVPLPMQDKAIFDDTSNIIKKALQNTFKKSASKTKICSTAFEIALKQLI; from the coding sequence ATGAAAGAATTATTAAAAAAATACGAGAACAAACAACCAGAAATCGTTTTTCACTGGAAAGATCAAGAAACAGAAGCAGAAGGTTGGACGGTTATAAACTCATTAAGAGGTGGAGCAGCTGGTGGAGGAACCAGAATGAGAAAAGGCTTAGATAAAAATGAAGTTTTGTCTTTAGCAAAAACAATGGAAGTGAAGTTTACCATTTCTGGTCCCGCAATTGGTGGTGCAAAATCTGGTATTAACTTCGACCCGAATGATCCAAGAAAAAGAGAAGTTTTAGAGCGTTGGTACAAAGCAGTAACTCCTTTATTAAAACATTATTATGGTACGGGTGGAGATTTAAATGTAGACGCAGATAAAGATGTAATTCCTATTACAGAAGATTGTGGTGTTTGGCATCCACAAGAAGGTATTTTTAATGGGCATTTTAAACCTACAGAAGCAGATAAAATTAATAGAATTGGTCAATTGCGCTTAGGTGTAATTAAAGTAATCGAAAATAAAAACTTTTCGCCAGATTTATCAAGAAAATATACCGTTGCAGATATGTTAACTGGTTACGGTGTCGCAGAAGCTGTAAAACATTATTATAATATTTACGGAGGTCATATTGAAGGGAAAAGAGCTATTGTTCAAGGATTTGGAAATGTGGGTTCTGCAGCAGCTTACTACTTAACTCAATTAGGAGCTAAAGTTGTTGGGATTATAGATAGAGATGGTGGTGTAATAAAGGAAGAAGGTTTTTCTATGGAAGAAATGACTGCTTTATTTTTAGCTAAAGATGGAAATAAATTAGTTTCTGAAAATATGATTCCTTTTGAGGAGATTAATGATAAAATATGGAGTTTACCTGCTGAAGTTTTTATTCCTGCAGCGGCTTCAAGGTTGGTTTCTAAAGATCAAGTTCAACAAATGATTGACTCAGGATTAGAAGTAATCTCTCCAGGAGCAAATGTTCCTTTTGCAGACAAAGAAATTTTCTTTGGACCTATAATGGAGTACACAGATAATCATTTAAGCTTATTACCAGATTTTATTTCAAACTGTGGTATTGCAAGAGTTTTTGCCTATTTAATGGAGGCAAGAGTCCCTTTACCAATGCAAGACAAGGCTATTTTTGATGATACATCGAATATTATAAAGAAAGCATTACAAAACACTTTTAAAAAGAGTGCATCTAAAACAAAAATATGTTCAACTGCGTTTGAAATAGCGCTTAAACAATTGATATAA
- a CDS encoding anhydro-N-acetylmuramic acid kinase has product MNKREVFVIGLMSGTSLDGIDLVYVKFRKDDYAFFDILHAETVAYSKEWKQLLQNAIHFSSEELLVLDTTYGKHLGGVIDNFIHNYKIEKIDFIASHGHTILHQPEKGITLQIGSGEEIAKITKQKVVCDFRTQDVTLGGQGAPLVPIGDELLFSEYDFCLNLGGFSNVSFHKNGGRVAFDICPVNIVLNFYANKIGLEYDASGKIASEGKINKQLLEALNSLDFYKIAPPKSLGLEWVQQEIFPLIDSLETDISVILTTFVEHIAIQIATVIKNSDSVLITGGGVFNSFLMSRIECYANVKIKQSSDALINYKEALIFAFLGVLKIDNQVNCLKSVTGASKNHSSGVIFLP; this is encoded by the coding sequence ATGAATAAAAGAGAGGTTTTTGTAATAGGTTTAATGTCTGGTACTTCTTTAGACGGAATAGATTTGGTGTATGTGAAGTTTAGGAAGGACGACTATGCGTTTTTTGATATTTTACATGCAGAAACAGTAGCGTATTCTAAAGAATGGAAGCAATTGTTACAGAATGCAATTCATTTTTCTTCGGAAGAATTATTGGTTTTAGATACTACTTACGGCAAACACTTGGGAGGTGTAATTGATAACTTTATTCATAATTATAAGATTGAAAAGATCGATTTTATAGCTTCTCACGGACATACAATTTTACATCAACCAGAAAAAGGAATTACGTTACAAATAGGTTCTGGTGAAGAAATTGCAAAAATAACGAAACAAAAAGTTGTTTGCGATTTTAGAACACAAGATGTTACGTTAGGTGGTCAAGGAGCGCCTTTAGTGCCAATTGGTGATGAATTGTTGTTTTCTGAATATGATTTTTGCTTAAATTTAGGAGGGTTCTCTAATGTTTCTTTTCATAAGAATGGAGGAAGAGTAGCTTTTGATATTTGTCCTGTAAATATTGTTCTGAACTTTTATGCCAATAAAATTGGATTAGAATATGATGCGTCTGGAAAAATTGCATCAGAAGGGAAGATTAACAAACAACTTTTAGAAGCTTTAAATTCTTTAGATTTTTACAAAATAGCACCACCAAAATCCTTAGGATTAGAATGGGTTCAACAAGAAATATTTCCTTTAATAGATAGTTTAGAAACAGATATCTCTGTAATTTTAACAACTTTTGTAGAGCATATTGCAATTCAGATAGCTACTGTAATAAAAAATTCAGATTCTGTTTTAATAACCGGAGGTGGTGTTTTTAATTCTTTTTTAATGAGCCGTATAGAGTGTTATGCTAACGTTAAAATTAAACAGTCATCAGACGCATTAATTAATTATAAAGAAGCATTAATTTTTGCCTTTTTAGGAGTCTTAAAAATTGATAATCAAGTAAATTGCTTAAAAAGTGTCACGGGTGCTAGTAAAAATCATTCTTCGGGAGTAATTTTTTTACCGTAG
- a CDS encoding acyl-CoA dehydrogenase yields MDFSLTEEHIMIRDAARDFAQNELLPGVIERDNKQEFPQELVKKMGDLGFMGIMVDPKYGGSGMDAISYVLIMEELSKIDASASVIVSVNNSLVCYGLESYASEEQKQKYLTKLATGEFVGAFCLSEPEAGSDATSQATTAEDKGDHYLVNGTKNWITSGGRADVYLVIAQTDREKGHRGINAFIVEKGMEGFHVGPKEDKLGIRGSDTHTLQFNDVKVPKENRIGEDGFGFKFAMKTLSGGRIGIAAQALGIAAGAYELALKYSKERKAFGTEICNHQAIAFKLADMHTEIEAARMLVMRAAWDKDQGNNYDMSSAMAKLYASKVAMEHTVEAVQIHGGNGFVKDYHVERLMRDAKITQIYEGTSEIQKIVISRGIIKG; encoded by the coding sequence ATGGACTTTAGTTTAACAGAAGAACACATAATGATTCGAGATGCTGCAAGAGATTTTGCGCAAAACGAATTATTACCTGGTGTAATAGAGAGAGATAATAAACAAGAATTCCCACAAGAATTAGTAAAAAAAATGGGAGACCTTGGTTTTATGGGAATTATGGTAGATCCTAAATACGGAGGAAGCGGAATGGATGCTATTTCTTATGTATTAATTATGGAAGAACTTTCTAAGATTGATGCTTCTGCTTCTGTAATTGTATCTGTAAATAATTCTTTGGTTTGTTACGGCTTAGAATCGTATGCCTCTGAAGAACAAAAACAAAAATATTTAACAAAATTAGCTACAGGAGAATTTGTTGGCGCTTTCTGTTTAAGTGAACCAGAAGCAGGCTCAGACGCAACTTCACAAGCAACAACCGCAGAAGATAAAGGAGACCATTACCTAGTTAATGGTACAAAAAACTGGATTACAAGTGGTGGTCGTGCAGATGTTTATTTAGTAATTGCACAAACAGATAGAGAAAAAGGACATAGAGGAATTAATGCTTTTATTGTTGAAAAAGGAATGGAAGGTTTTCACGTAGGCCCTAAAGAAGATAAATTAGGAATCCGTGGTTCAGACACGCATACGTTACAATTTAACGATGTAAAAGTACCTAAAGAAAATAGAATTGGTGAAGATGGATTTGGTTTCAAATTTGCCATGAAAACACTTTCTGGAGGTAGAATTGGTATTGCTGCTCAAGCTTTAGGTATTGCAGCTGGCGCTTACGAATTGGCTTTAAAATACTCTAAAGAACGTAAAGCTTTCGGAACAGAAATCTGTAACCACCAAGCAATTGCGTTTAAATTAGCAGACATGCACACAGAAATTGAAGCTGCAAGAATGTTAGTTATGAGAGCTGCTTGGGACAAAGACCAAGGAAATAATTACGACATGTCTTCTGCAATGGCTAAATTATATGCAAGTAAAGTTGCGATGGAACATACCGTAGAAGCGGTACAAATTCACGGTGGAAACGGCTTTGTAAAAGATTATCATGTAGAACGTTTAATGCGTGATGCAAAAATTACACAGATTTACGAAGGAACTTCTGAGATTCAGAAAATTGTAATCTCTAGAGGAATTATCAAAGGATAA
- a CDS encoding tRNA pseudouridine(38-40) synthase TruA codes for MKYSFSYIICIEFLGFRFSGWQKQKNAKTLHDMVDKSLSYVFEDFDFKTIGVGRTDAKVSANSYYVQLFRNTKIEEVSFLRSLNSNFSPDFRASSVKEVDVKYTIINTPKIKEYHYYFSFGEKNHPFAAPFIVNIAEVLDIEKMKIAAKLFEGEHYFHKYCTKPTENAIFKRVIDSCEIVENTILTASFFPEKSYILKVKGKGFLRYQIRLMMATLFEVGKGNIDFNFIEASLKEDNDRHFMRNNAPSSGLQLYNIELKE; via the coding sequence ATGAAATATTCATTTTCTTATATAATTTGTATAGAATTCTTAGGTTTTCGTTTTTCTGGTTGGCAAAAGCAAAAAAATGCAAAAACATTACACGATATGGTTGATAAATCTTTGTCGTACGTTTTTGAAGATTTTGATTTTAAAACGATTGGTGTTGGTAGAACAGATGCAAAGGTGTCTGCAAATTCTTATTATGTACAATTGTTTAGAAATACTAAAATTGAAGAAGTTTCTTTCTTACGATCTTTAAATTCTAACTTTTCTCCTGATTTTAGAGCGAGTTCTGTTAAAGAGGTCGATGTAAAGTATACTATTATTAACACGCCGAAGATTAAAGAATATCATTATTATTTTTCTTTTGGAGAAAAGAATCATCCGTTTGCGGCGCCTTTTATTGTGAATATTGCTGAAGTTCTTGATATTGAAAAGATGAAAATTGCTGCAAAATTATTTGAAGGTGAACATTATTTTCATAAGTACTGTACCAAGCCAACTGAAAATGCCATCTTTAAAAGAGTTATTGATTCTTGTGAAATTGTTGAAAACACTATTTTAACCGCAAGTTTTTTTCCAGAGAAATCTTATATATTAAAGGTGAAAGGAAAAGGGTTTTTAAGGTATCAAATACGATTAATGATGGCAACGTTATTTGAAGTTGGTAAAGGAAATATCGATTTCAATTTTATTGAAGCATCTCTAAAAGAAGATAACGATAGACATTTTATGAGAAACAATGCGCCTTCTTCTGGTTTGCAGTTGTATAATATAGAGTTGAAAGAATAG
- a CDS encoding outer membrane beta-barrel protein, giving the protein MRKIIFTLLLASSLTVSCQEKENKGNFTFSGSVDTYYSSNLSKNSLGTVGVLSDVPANGFGLGMANTIFSYEKGKVGVVADLAYGPRANAYTGTVNQLYVYYKSSEKVTFTLGQFNTFFRYKVISPVGNFNYSVSYLFNAGPFSHTGLKVDYAASDDLSFMLAVTNPHTITTGSNPTHDYQLGFQTGYKGQFLNLVYGAVTQVGATDYLFLDYASGFSLSESFFFGINAAYSNSNNDEIDYQSIALYLQNTFSNTFSLGLIPEFHKTTS; this is encoded by the coding sequence ATGAGAAAAATAATTTTTACTTTATTATTAGCAAGCAGTTTAACAGTGTCTTGTCAAGAAAAAGAGAACAAAGGAAATTTTACATTTAGCGGAAGTGTAGATACGTATTATAGCAGTAATCTTTCTAAAAACTCTTTAGGCACTGTTGGCGTTTTATCTGATGTTCCTGCAAACGGATTTGGTTTGGGAATGGCAAATACCATTTTTTCTTATGAAAAAGGAAAAGTTGGTGTAGTTGCAGATTTAGCTTACGGACCAAGAGCAAATGCGTATACTGGTACAGTTAATCAACTATATGTTTACTATAAATCATCTGAGAAAGTAACATTTACTTTAGGTCAGTTTAACACCTTTTTTCGGTATAAAGTAATTTCTCCTGTAGGAAATTTCAATTACAGTGTTTCTTATTTATTTAACGCAGGCCCTTTTTCTCATACGGGTTTAAAAGTAGATTATGCAGCGTCAGATGATTTATCTTTTATGCTAGCAGTTACAAATCCACATACAATTACCACAGGATCAAATCCAACTCACGACTATCAATTAGGTTTTCAAACAGGTTATAAAGGTCAGTTTTTAAATTTAGTATATGGTGCTGTAACTCAAGTTGGCGCTACAGATTATTTATTTTTAGATTACGCAAGTGGCTTTAGCTTAAGCGAATCTTTTTTCTTCGGAATTAATGCAGCGTACTCAAACTCAAATAACGATGAGATTGATTACCAATCAATTGCTTTGTATTTACAGAATACTTTTTCTAACACATTTTCTTTAGGGTTAATACCAGAATTTCACAAAACAACTTCATAA
- a CDS encoding P-II family nitrogen regulator — protein sequence MKKIEAIIRKSKFSAVKDALHEVGVNFFSYWDVTGLGNEQEGHVYRGVSYSTSDIQRRYLSIVVNDDFEAITIKTIIEAGATGDVGDGKIFVSEINEAYRIRTGAKGRETLN from the coding sequence ATGAAAAAAATAGAAGCGATTATAAGAAAATCAAAATTTAGTGCAGTTAAAGATGCACTGCATGAAGTTGGCGTAAACTTTTTCTCTTATTGGGATGTTACAGGTTTAGGTAACGAACAAGAAGGGCATGTTTACAGAGGGGTTAGCTATAGTACAAGCGATATTCAAAGAAGGTATCTATCCATCGTTGTAAATGATGATTTCGAAGCAATTACTATTAAAACAATTATTGAAGCTGGCGCTACAGGTGATGTTGGTGATGGTAAAATTTTTGTAAGTGAAATTAACGAAGCATACAGAATTAGAACGGGAGCCAAAGGAAGAGAAACACTGAATTAA
- a CDS encoding ammonium transporter, with protein sequence MELLTINNVWMMICTALVFFMHLGFALLEIGLTRQKNTINILFKNIFIITVGLLLYAIVGFNLMYPTWAANASGYLGDFIFGLSSPLNAKGTLDLAYNKGYTFWTDFLFQGMFAATAATIVSGAVAERMKILPFMIFTVLYVGFIYPIAGSWKWGGGFLDQLSTPFYDFAGSTLVHSVGGWAALVAVCLLGARIGKFKNGKIQAIPGHNIPLATAGVLILWLGWFGFNGGSVLSAEPSLTSLVLVTTCLAAASGGVIAAIVSTILYKNLDLTMFLNGILGGLVAITAGADQMSPTDAILIGGIAGILIVFAVSFIDKLKLDDPVGAIAVHLICGIWGTLAVGVFGNLASGAQFLSQLIGVASYAAFCIATSFIIIFTLKKTMGIRVNEKEELEGLDAHEHGMDAYPDFRLNEH encoded by the coding sequence ATGGAATTACTTACAATAAATAATGTATGGATGATGATCTGTACAGCACTCGTTTTCTTTATGCATTTAGGCTTCGCCCTTTTAGAAATCGGTTTAACGAGACAAAAAAATACCATCAACATTTTATTTAAAAACATTTTTATAATTACTGTTGGGTTGTTATTATATGCTATAGTTGGTTTTAATTTAATGTACCCTACTTGGGCTGCAAATGCTTCTGGATATTTAGGAGACTTTATATTTGGCCTTTCTTCTCCTTTAAACGCAAAAGGAACTTTAGATTTAGCCTATAATAAAGGATACACTTTCTGGACAGACTTTTTGTTCCAAGGAATGTTTGCTGCAACAGCCGCAACAATTGTTTCTGGTGCAGTTGCAGAAAGAATGAAAATCTTACCTTTTATGATTTTTACAGTTTTATATGTTGGTTTTATATATCCTATTGCGGGTTCTTGGAAATGGGGTGGCGGATTTTTAGATCAATTATCGACTCCTTTTTACGACTTCGCAGGCTCAACCTTAGTGCACTCTGTTGGCGGTTGGGCAGCACTTGTTGCCGTTTGCTTACTAGGTGCCAGAATTGGAAAGTTTAAAAACGGAAAAATACAAGCAATACCTGGTCATAACATTCCTTTAGCAACTGCTGGAGTTTTAATCCTTTGGTTAGGTTGGTTTGGTTTTAATGGTGGTTCTGTTTTATCTGCAGAACCTAGCTTAACTTCTTTAGTATTGGTAACAACTTGTTTGGCCGCTGCTTCTGGTGGAGTTATTGCTGCAATAGTATCTACAATTTTATATAAAAACTTAGATTTAACAATGTTCTTAAACGGAATTTTAGGAGGATTAGTTGCTATTACTGCGGGAGCAGATCAAATGTCTCCAACCGATGCTATCTTAATTGGTGGTATTGCCGGAATCTTAATTGTTTTTGCGGTTAGTTTCATTGATAAATTGAAGTTAGACGACCCTGTTGGCGCCATTGCTGTTCATTTAATTTGTGGTATTTGGGGAACTTTAGCTGTTGGTGTTTTTGGGAACTTAGCAAGTGGAGCACAATTTTTAAGTCAATTAATTGGTGTTGCATCTTATGCCGCTTTTTGTATTGCAACGTCTTTTATCATTATTTTCACATTAAAGAAAACCATGGGAATCAGGGTCAATGAAAAAGAAGAATTAGAAGGTTTAGATGCACATGAACATGGTATGGATGCGTATCCAGATTTTCGTTTAAACGAGCATTAA